One Xenopus tropicalis strain Nigerian chromosome 8, UCB_Xtro_10.0, whole genome shotgun sequence genomic window carries:
- the tmod4 gene encoding tropomodulin-4, whose protein sequence is MSYQKELEKYRDIDEDELMKAMSPEELAQLDFELQEMDPENVLLPAGMRQKDQTTKNPTGPLDRDALLHHLEKEAIEYKERDDLVPFTGEKKGKVFVPKQAKREIPKEEQITLEPELEEALANATDAEMCDIAAILGMYTLMSNKQYYDAITTGIITNKEGINSVVKPDSYKPVPDEPPNPTNVEETLKKIQSNASDLEEVNLNNIKDIPVPTLKEICQAMKSNSHVKILSLVATRSNDPVAYAVAEMLKENKTLQSLNIESNFITSAGMLAILQAMRSNNMLSELKVDNQRQNLGDTVEMEMASMLENCPSIIRFGYHFTRQGPRARAATAITKNLELRRKQKKV, encoded by the exons atGTCTTACCAGAAGGAGCTTGAGAAGTACCGGGACATAGATGAGGATGAGTTAATGAAGGCGATGTCCCCTGAAGAACTGGCTCAGCTGGACTTTGAGCTCCAGGAGATGGACCCAGAG aacGTCCTTCTCCCAGCAGGCATGCGTCAGAAAGACCAAACCACAAAGAATCCGACTGGGCCACTAGACAGGGATGCCCTCCTGCACCATCTGGAGAAGGAAGCTATAGAGTACAAGGAAAGAGATGACCTGGTACCATTTACTGGGGAGAAAAAAG GGAAGGTTTTTGTACCCAAACAAGCCAAACGTGAGATCCCCAAGGAAGAGCAGATCACATTAGAGCCAGAGCTGGAGGAGGCGTTGGCCAATGCCACGGATGCAGAGATGTGCGACATTGCAG CTATCCTGGGCATGTACACCCTGATGAGTAACAAACAGTACTACGACGCTATCACAACTGGAATCATTACTAATAAGGAGGGCATCAACA GTGTGGTCAAGCCAGACTCATACAAACCAGTCCCCGATGAACCCCCAAATCCCACCAACGTGGAAGAGACTCTGAAAAAGATCCAGAGCAATGCATCGGATCTAGAGGAGGTTAACCTGAATAACATCAAG GACATTCCCGTCCCGACGCTAAAGGAGATTTGCCAGGCCATGAAAAGCAACAGCCACGTGAAAATTCTGTCCTTGGTGGCGACGCGTAGCAATGACCCTGTGGCCTAT GCTGTGGCAGAAATGCTGAAGGAAAACAAGACCCTCCAAAGTCTGAACATTGAGTCCAACTTCATCACCAGCGCCGGGATGCTAGCTATCCTCCAGGCCATGAGGAGCAACAACATGCTCTCGGAGCTCAAGGTGGACAACCAG CGCCAGAACCTGGGAGATACAGTTGAGATGGAGATGGCCTCCATGCTGGAAAATTGCCCTTCCATCATAAGATTTGGGTATCACTTCACACGACAAGGACCAAGAGCCCGAGCCGCCACAGCCATCACAAAGAACCTGGAACTTC GTCGCAAGCAGAAGAAGGTCTAA